Proteins encoded together in one Plasmodium cynomolgi strain B DNA, chromosome 9, whole genome shotgun sequence window:
- a CDS encoding hypothetical protein (putative) produces MEEHLFSYENIFRNKDLNIDEEIREKNQKEKGPPVEDSNVPPEGAGLEDGNPKDGNPKDGDPKEESPHGFAKNKLKSEPDEGGCSIQSGAADESKKGEKSQKAEKGDTCPGGEGRPSEADCKGDPVEAVEEASTEVANEANVANETNSAHVEDARGEGQDATVHTNSQTEPQSKKKIKNDLSSLFADSSSEVMGAGGEQASDNNEINFWFSGKGATPRGGADREADRESDREADGEANDEADGEVNDEADGEANDEADGEVGEKEQTHDNSLTTPLDNNPDGTTNVICKRGEDGGNCGIQNAPNGVDASFGDFNEEKQIRCDGGDVPDWTPQVSSSDLVGDVSHSGRGKNGPSEGGEDAPRGDAAGGDAVGGDTAGGDAAGGEATVGNSAGDAAPTALCFGTNGTFCYTRGRKVKCAPLICVMESGIRARSEGSSAAADPAPPPSNTPAKRSNTNGSRDKTLEEHVYAIKYFPGPFSRRTDKVDQKVINFLQGLIKINGEKYGRNVYEYTQKSCVYQYLLNVMRSPHLLDFNLKDVRVDRSGVKADGSEKQKRRNAVSYFVESSRRQEEGRTNKGERRTKKGDGPRSRNGYPSGRSDHANYCHDWSGDFLASENNPREESGDEDQQRRDSPSDAEETSELNNNITEMEKFEITGRESEKREYPGGGGDIHHDGDLYQGDNLTWRTGECGTNPYGKKEKEKAKEKATDKATDKATEAEKKRVLVHNQQYEFHDLVNPNFIKEFSKMGIKEKITRDDIYLEYYHLCIYNSEEAARLCVEKKLFKHFFLILKKYNDEKYRLMLSKYITHINNSMNDDTEMTDGMKNIFRIYNPSIHNYIVKESFVFLISLLNRESMTFEKNLLINYWYSFYVLIYHNFLFQFEENELNYEEYKDDILRFFSFLINQLYMHGRVTESQFLYLQLCGNPCVFKVCEVIEYLHRSNDDNFFYEDLIRQKIKYAFTLLELGVLDQAKRYIEIIYYYVDVIRSQKKKNYYLVHMYESLLSQAKYVLPSLRLQDRGIFHASWTASNEDLPEGGIYNYKVISPHRDLQHGGEAHASDNNITMTPFEAKNPSGFNTDHVGSTHQGGLTGKVSNTFGSNPTSPPHISAALTTNQNQHTERVGSYSHFSFAPPLHSVGTNADQSNIHHEVSNSGTSSTPLANAPYPTNDGNLFLSSYHPPQMVASGEGAEYTPVEGGITSYQQYNGAYQNGSAQQAPHYAAHQSAYPPSSNNYSAGGGMSYGGNTKPPAQSGKSGPHEVTDKKIHSEKKKEADEQNGENNMDLINIGKTFISGFFSNIKEKITKTEQAEEEEEENIFYYDYEKKRWREKGVTSDEEEERERRKMQHEMEMKNIAPPPQTENRSMTNKKNPLDITDVRSRYVDYFN; encoded by the exons ATGGAGGAACATCTGTTCAGTTATGAAAACATATTTAGGAATAAGGACCTAAATATTGATGAGGAGAtaagggagaaaaatcagaaggaaaaaggaccACCTGTTGAGGATTCGAACGTGCCGCCGGAGGGTGCAGGTTTGGAGGATGGAAACCCGAAGGATGGAAACCCGAAGGATGGAGACCCGAAGGAAGAGTCCCCGCATGGTTTTGCCAAAAACAAGCTGAAAAGCGAACCCGATGAGGGGGGCTGTTCCATCCAATCGGGTGCAGCCgatgaaagtaaaaaaggggagaagagcCAGAAGGCGGAGAAGGGTGATACATGtccaggaggagaaggaaggcCCAGCGAGGCCGACTGCAAGGGGGATCCAGTAGAGGCGGTGGAAGAGGCATCAACGGAAGTGGCGAACGAGGCGAACGTGGCGAACGAGACGAACTCAGCTCACGTGGAGGACGcccggggggaggggcaggACGCCACCGTTCACACGAACAGCCAAACGGAACCCCAATCCaagaagaagataaaaaacgACCTATCGTCCCTTTTTGCAGACTCGTCCTCAGAAGTGATGGGCGCAGGGGGGGAACAAGCCAGTGACAAcaatgaaattaatttttggtTTTCCGGAAAGGGGGCCACGCCGCGAGGGGGAGCGGACAGAGAAGCGGACAGAGAATCGGATAGAGAAGCTGACGGTGAAGCGAATGACGAAGCTGACGGTGAAGTGAATGACGAAGCTGACGGTGAAGCGAATGACGAAGCTGACGGCGAGGTGGGAGAGAAAGAACAGACGCACGACAACAGTTTGACGACCCCACTTGATAATAATCCAGATGGGACAACCAATGTGATATGTAAAAGGGGCGAAGATGGTGGCAACTGTGGAATACAAAACGCTCCAAATGGCGTTGATGCCTCCTTTGGTGATTTCAATGAGGAAAAACAGATTCGTTGTGACGGAGGAGATGTACCAGATTGGACACCTCAAGTGAGTAGCAGTGACCTGGTTGGGGATGTAAGCCACTCGGGTCGCGGCAAAAATGGGCCTagtgaagggggggaagatgCTCCCAGGGGTGACGCGGCAGGGGGTGATGCGGTAGGGGGTGATACGGCAGGAGGTGACGCAGCAGGGGGTGAAGCGACAGTGGGCAACTCGGCAGGTGACGCCGCCCCCACCGCCCTGTGCTTCGGAACGAACGGGACCTTTTGCTACACCAGGGGGAGAAAGGTGAAGTGCGCGCCGCTGATCTGCGTTATGGAGAGCGGCATTCGGGCGAGGAGCGAGGGTTCGAGTGCCGCTGCGGATCCCGCACCACCGCCAAGTAACACACCCGCCAAGCGTAGTAACACCAATGGCAGTCGCGATAAGACGTTAGAGGAACACGTTTACGCGATAAAGTATTTCCCTGGACCATTTAGCAGGAGGACGGACAAGGTTGACCAGAAGGTAATTAATTTTCTGCAAGGtcttataaaaataaatggagaaaaatatggGCGCAATGTGTATGAGTACACACAGAAGAGTTGCGTTTACCAGTACCTACTGAACGTGATGAGGAGTCCCCACTTGCTTGACTTTAACTTAAAGGACGTGCGAGTGGATAGGAGTGGTGTGAAGGCAGATGGGAGTGAGAAGCAGAAGCGGAGAAATGCTGTGTCTTACTTTGTGGAGTCGTCTCGCCGCCAGGAGGAGGGAAGAACGAACaagggggagagaagaacgaaaaagggggatggTCCCCGAAGCAGGAATGGCTACCCAAGTGGTAGAAGTGATCATGCCAATTACTGCCACGACTGGAGTGGAGACTTCCTTGCTAGTGAAAACAACCCGCGAGAGGAATCAGGGGATGAAGATCAACAAAGGAGAGACAGTCCCTCCGATGCTGAAGAAACGAGTGAATTGAACAATAACATTactgaaatggaaaaatttgaGATAACAGGGAGAGAGAGTGAAAAGCGAGAGTACCCCGGTGGGGGAGGAGATATCCACCACGATGGGGATCTCTACCAAGGGGATAATCTCACGTGGCGCACAGGTGAGTGTGGTACAAACCCATAtggaaagaaggagaaggagaaggcaaAGGAGAAGGCGACGGATAAGGCGACGGATAAGGCGACGGaggcggagaaaaaaagagtgcTTGTGCACAACCAACAGTACGAATTCCACGACTTGGTGAACCCAAACTTCATCAAGGAAttctccaaaatggggatcaaagaaaaaatcaccaGAGATGACATATACCTGGAGTATTACCACCTGTGTATATATAACAGTGAGGAGGCAGCAAGACTAtgcgtggaaaaaaaattattcaagcatttctttttgattttaaaaaaatacaacgatgaaaaatataggctAATGCTCAGTAAGTACATAACTCATATAAACAACAGCATGAACGATGACACTGAGATGACTGatggaatgaaaaatatttttcgaatttACAATCCAAGCATTCATAACTATATTGTTAAGGAATCCTTtgtctttttaatttcccttCTAAATCGGGAAAGTATgacgtttgaaaaaaatttgctaatAAATTACTGGTACTCTTTTTATGTACTGATCTATCATAACTTCTTATTCCAATTCGAAGAGAATGAATTAAATTACGAGGAGTACAAGGATGACATTCtccgatttttttcctttttaataaatcagCTGTATATGCACGGACGTGTGACTGAGTCTCAGTTTCTCTACCTGCAGTTGTGTGGCAATCCATGCGTTTTTAAA GTGTGCGAAGTGATAGAGTACCTCCACAGATCCAATgacgataattttttttacgaagaCCTAATAAGACAGAAAATTAAGTACGCATTTACTCTTCTAGAATTAGGGGTTCTAGATCAAGCTAAAAGGTACATAGAAATAATATACTACTATGTAGATGTGATTCGAAgtcagaagaagaagaactacTACTTGGTGCACATGTATGAGTCTCTACTTAGTCAGGCCAAGTATGTTCTACCATCTCTGCGTTTACAAGATAGGGGTATATTCCACGCCAGCTGGACTGCGTCGAATGAGGACCTTCCCGAGGGGGGGATATATAACTATAAAGTCATTTCGCCCCACCGAGATTTGCAGcacgggggggaagcg CATGCTAGCGATAATAATATTACGATGACCCCGTTCGAAGCGAAGAACCCAAGCGGGTTCAACACAGATCATGTGGGTTCTACTCACCAAGGGGGATTAACGGGAAAAGTCTCAAACACTTTCGGAAGTAACCCTACTTCACCACCACACATAAGTGCAGCACTTACGACCAATCAAAACCAACACACCGAAAGGGTTGGAAGTTACTCGCATTTTAGTTTTGCTCCGCCACTGCATAGCGTTGGTACTAACGCAGATCAGTCGAACATACACCACGAGGTTTCTAACAGCGGGACGAGCAGCACCCCTCTCGCAAATGCCCCCTACCCAACGAATGATGGGAACTTATTTTTGTCTAGCTACCACCCACCACAAATGGTTGCCTCGGGAGAAGGAGCGGAATACACCCCTGTAGAAGGGGGCATCACCTCCTATCAGCAGTACAACGGTGCCTATCAAAATGGAAGCGCTCAA CAGGCTCCCCACTACGCAGCCCACCAAAGTGCATACCCCCCAAGCAGCAACAACTACTCCGCAGGGGGGGGCATGTCCTATGGAGGTAACACCAAACCACCTGCACAGTCAGGTAAAAGTGGACCCCACGAAGTAActgacaaaaaaatacacagcgaaaaaaaaaaagaagcggaTGAACAGAATGGAGAAAACAACATGGATTTAATTAACATAGGGAAGACATTCATTTCAGGATTCTTCTCAAAcataaaggagaaaataacaaaGACGGAAcaagcggaggaggaggaagaggaaaatattttttattatgactACGAGAAGAAGCGGTGGAGGGAGAAGGGGGTGACGtcggatgaggaggaagaacgGGAGCGACGGAAAATGCAGCACGAAATGGAGATGAAAAATATCGCCCCTCCACCCCAGACGGAGAACCGTTCGATGACAAACAAGAAGAACCCGCTGGACATAACGGACGTGCGGAGCAGGTACGTTGACTACTTCAACTGA
- a CDS encoding alternative splicing factor ASF-1 (putative): protein MKAGKSGHRVYVGNIPGSMSKQDIIKTFEEYGKITEIDIKYNRNTNGTNYAFIEYENYRSAEKTIEKKNGQKLKGYMLKVEYSIDKKNKEGGDLLGAGREGISKGFMTNLRLPKNRSHYRVVDEITIAEYDSREGMVRAVKTLDRTLYNARRKVYVRVIKDLPYDDSDVDDSIA, encoded by the exons ATGAAGGCCGGGAAGAGCGGACACAGAGTCTACGTGGGAAACATCCCAGGGTCGATGAGCAAGCAggatataataaaaacatttgaAGAATATGGAAAAATCACAGAAATCGACATCAAATATAATAGAAATACAAACGGAACCAACTATGCCTTTAtagaatatgaaaattatcgaagtgcagaaaaaacgattgaaaaaaaaaacggacagAAATTAAAAGGGTATATGCTAAAGGTTGAATACAgtattgacaaaaaaaataaggaaggAGGAGATCTCCTTGGTGCTGGAAGAGAAGGAATCTCAAAAGGATTCATGACGAACCTTCGATTGCCAAAGAACAGATCACATTACAGAGTTgtc GATGAAATTACCATCGCAGAATATGACAGTAGAGAAGGGATGGTGCGGGCGGTTAAGACTTTAGATCGAACTTTGTACAATGCAAGGAGGAAGGTGTACGTGAGGGTTATTAAGGACTTGCCGTATGACGACTCAGATGTGGATGACTCCATCGCGTAG